Proteins encoded in a region of the Zea mays cultivar B73 chromosome 2, Zm-B73-REFERENCE-NAM-5.0, whole genome shotgun sequence genome:
- the LOC100382344 gene encoding WRKY transcription factor SUSIBA2, whose protein sequence is MADSPNPSSGDLPAGPGGSPEKPVLADRRVAALAGAGARYKAMSPARLPISREPCLTIPAGFSPGALLESPVLLNNFKVEPSPTTGTLSMAAIINKSTHMDIMPSPRDNSAGSGQEDGGSRDFEFKPHLNSHLAAPSVNNQNHHDTMQKYSSNHTTPSSNLKTENKPLCSRESSHTAHASIAPNQTVSIVCPSDNMPAEVGTMEMHQINSSENATQETQIENVAEKSAEDGYNWRKYGQKHVKGSENPRSYYKCTHPNCEVKKLLERSLNGQVTEVVYKGRHNHSKPQPNRRLAAGAVPSSQGEERYDGVATIEDKPSNIYSNLCNQVHSAGMIDTVPGPASDDDVDAGGGRSYPGDDANDDDLDSKRRKMESTGIDAALMGKPNREPRVVVQTVSEVDILDDGYRWRKYGQKVVKGNPNPRSYYKCTNTGCPVRKHVERASHDPKSVITTYEGKHNHEVPVSRNASHEMSTAPMKPAVHPIKSNMPGLGGMMRACDARAFTNQYSQAAESDTISLDLGVGISPTHSDATNQMQPSVPESMQYQMQHMAPVYGSMGLPGMPVTAVPGNSASSIYGSREENGNEGFTFKAAPLDRSTNLCYSSAGNLVMGP, encoded by the exons ATGGCCGATTCGCCGAACCCTAGCTCCGGGGACCTCCCCGCCGGCCCCGGGGGCTCGCCGGAGAAGCCGGTCCTGGCGGATCGACGCGTGGCCGCGCTCGCCGGCGCCGGCGCGAGGTACAAGGCCATGTCCCCCGCGCGGCTGCCGATCTCGCGGGAGCCATGCCTCACTATCCCCGCCGGGTTCAGCCCCGGTGCCCTCCTCGAGTCCCCCGTCCTCCTCAACAACTTCAAG GTTGAACCGTCTCCCACAACTGGTACTCTAAGCATGGCTGCAATCATCAACAAGAGCACTCATATGGACATAATGCCTTCACCTAGGGATAATTCAGCTGGTAGTGGCCAGGAAGATGGAGGTTCTCGGGATTTTGAATTCAAGCCTCATCTCAATTCTCATTTGGCG GCTCCTTCAGTCAACAATCAAAACCATCATGACACTATGCAAAAATATAGCTCAAATCATACCACACCATCTAGCAATTTGAAGACTGAAAATAAACCTCTCTGTTCACGGGAATCGAGTCACACAGCACATGCTTCAATTGCTCCAAACCAAACTGTTTCGATAGTTTGTCCGTCTGACAACATGCCTGCTGAAGTTGGTACAATGGAGATGCACCAGATCAATAGTTCTGAAAATGCTACCCAGGAGACACAAATTGAAAATGTAGCTGAAAAATCAGCAGAGGATGGCTACAATTGGCGTAAATATGGACAGAAGCATGTCAAGGGAAGTGAAAATCCTAGAAGTTATTACAAGTGCACGCATCCTAATTGTGAAGTTAAAAAGCTATTAGAGCGTTCGCTTAATGGCCAAGTTACTGAAGTTGTTTATAAAGGGCGTCATAATCATTCTAAGCCCCAACCAAATAGAAGGTTAGCTGCTGGTGCAGTTCCTTCAAGCCAGGGTGAAGAAAGATACGATGGTGTGGCAACTATTGAAG ACAAGCCTTCAAATATTTATTCCAACCTCTGTAACCAAGTACATTCAGCTGGCATGATTGACACTGTTCCGGGTCCAGCTagtgatgatgatgttgatgctGGAGGTGGAAGATCCTACCCTGGGGATGATGCTAATGATGATGATTTGGACTCGAAACGCAG GAAAATGGAATCTACTGGTATCGACGCCGCTTTGATGGGTAAACCAAATCGTGAGCCTCGTGTTGTTGTACAAACTGTTAGTGAAGTTGATATCTTGGACGATGGGTATCGTTGGCGCAAATATGGGCAGAAAGTAGTGAAAGGAAATCCCAACCCACG GAGTTACTACAAGTGCACAAATACAGGATGCCCGGTCAGGAAGCATGTTGAGAGAGCATCACATGACCCGAAGTCGGTGATCACAACATATGAAGGAAAACATAACCATGAAGTCCCTGTTTCCAGGAATGCAAGCCATGAGATGTCCACAGCTCCCATGAAGCCTGCTGTGCATCCTATTAAGAGCAACATGCCAGGCCTTGGTGGCATGATGAGAGCATGTGATGCCAGGGCCTTCACCAATCAATATTCTCAGGCAGCTGAAAGTGACACCATCAGTCTTGACCTTGGTGTAGGCATCAGCCCTACCCACAGCGATGCAACAAACCAAATGCAGCCTTCAGTTCCAGAATCTATGCAGTATCAAATGCAACACATGGCTCCTGTATATGGTAGCATGGGACTTCCAGGAATGCCTGTGACAGCAGTACCTGGAAATTCGGCTAGCAGCATATACGGTTCTAGAGAAGAAAACGGAAATGAAGGGTTTACTTTCAAAGCCGCACCATTGGACCGATCAACTAACTTATGTTACAGTAGTGCTGGTAACTTAGTGATGGGTCCATGA
- the LOC100382344 gene encoding WRKY transcription factor SUSIBA2 isoform X1 — protein MAAIINKSTHMDIMPSPRDNSAGSGQEDGGSRDFEFKPHLNSHLAAPSVNNQNHHDTMQKYSSNHTTPSSNLKTENKPLCSRESSHTAHASIAPNQTVSIVCPSDNMPAEVGTMEMHQINSSENATQETQIENVAEKSAEDGYNWRKYGQKHVKGSENPRSYYKCTHPNCEVKKLLERSLNGQVTEVVYKGRHNHSKPQPNRRLAAGAVPSSQGEERYDGVATIEDKPSNIYSNLCNQVHSAGMIDTVPGPASDDDVDAGGGRSYPGDDANDDDLDSKRRKMESTGIDAALMGKPNREPRVVVQTVSEVDILDDGYRWRKYGQKVVKGNPNPRSYYKCTNTGCPVRKHVERASHDPKSVITTYEGKHNHEVPVSRNASHEMSTAPMKPAVHPIKSNMPGLGGMMRACDARAFTNQYSQAAESDTISLDLGVGISPTHSDATNQMQPSVPESMQYQMQHMAPVYGSMGLPGMPVTAVPGNSASSIYGSREENGNEGFTFKAAPLDRSTNLCYSSAGNLVMGP, from the exons ATGGCTGCAATCATCAACAAGAGCACTCATATGGACATAATGCCTTCACCTAGGGATAATTCAGCTGGTAGTGGCCAGGAAGATGGAGGTTCTCGGGATTTTGAATTCAAGCCTCATCTCAATTCTCATTTGGCG GCTCCTTCAGTCAACAATCAAAACCATCATGACACTATGCAAAAATATAGCTCAAATCATACCACACCATCTAGCAATTTGAAGACTGAAAATAAACCTCTCTGTTCACGGGAATCGAGTCACACAGCACATGCTTCAATTGCTCCAAACCAAACTGTTTCGATAGTTTGTCCGTCTGACAACATGCCTGCTGAAGTTGGTACAATGGAGATGCACCAGATCAATAGTTCTGAAAATGCTACCCAGGAGACACAAATTGAAAATGTAGCTGAAAAATCAGCAGAGGATGGCTACAATTGGCGTAAATATGGACAGAAGCATGTCAAGGGAAGTGAAAATCCTAGAAGTTATTACAAGTGCACGCATCCTAATTGTGAAGTTAAAAAGCTATTAGAGCGTTCGCTTAATGGCCAAGTTACTGAAGTTGTTTATAAAGGGCGTCATAATCATTCTAAGCCCCAACCAAATAGAAGGTTAGCTGCTGGTGCAGTTCCTTCAAGCCAGGGTGAAGAAAGATACGATGGTGTGGCAACTATTGAAG ACAAGCCTTCAAATATTTATTCCAACCTCTGTAACCAAGTACATTCAGCTGGCATGATTGACACTGTTCCGGGTCCAGCTagtgatgatgatgttgatgctGGAGGTGGAAGATCCTACCCTGGGGATGATGCTAATGATGATGATTTGGACTCGAAACGCAG GAAAATGGAATCTACTGGTATCGACGCCGCTTTGATGGGTAAACCAAATCGTGAGCCTCGTGTTGTTGTACAAACTGTTAGTGAAGTTGATATCTTGGACGATGGGTATCGTTGGCGCAAATATGGGCAGAAAGTAGTGAAAGGAAATCCCAACCCACG GAGTTACTACAAGTGCACAAATACAGGATGCCCGGTCAGGAAGCATGTTGAGAGAGCATCACATGACCCGAAGTCGGTGATCACAACATATGAAGGAAAACATAACCATGAAGTCCCTGTTTCCAGGAATGCAAGCCATGAGATGTCCACAGCTCCCATGAAGCCTGCTGTGCATCCTATTAAGAGCAACATGCCAGGCCTTGGTGGCATGATGAGAGCATGTGATGCCAGGGCCTTCACCAATCAATATTCTCAGGCAGCTGAAAGTGACACCATCAGTCTTGACCTTGGTGTAGGCATCAGCCCTACCCACAGCGATGCAACAAACCAAATGCAGCCTTCAGTTCCAGAATCTATGCAGTATCAAATGCAACACATGGCTCCTGTATATGGTAGCATGGGACTTCCAGGAATGCCTGTGACAGCAGTACCTGGAAATTCGGCTAGCAGCATATACGGTTCTAGAGAAGAAAACGGAAATGAAGGGTTTACTTTCAAAGCCGCACCATTGGACCGATCAACTAACTTATGTTACAGTAGTGCTGGTAACTTAGTGATGGGTCCATGA
- the LOC100281447 gene encoding Chitin-inducible gibberellin-responsive protein 2-like has protein sequence MADTPTSRMVHPFGDAPRQTPKQFLYSGNPQHLCHPYQSAPDTHVVLQRRYTVRSQSHSPNNAGSEDHETHKQYTLESSAASGCSRHGSPSSQSVHAGSGSPVSHDDSHSGSTNGHGSPVSASCVTGEDPTDLKQKLKDLEAVMLGTSETDPEIVNSLEISAANQLSLEPEEWEHMVSMPRGNLKELLIACARAVERNNSYAIDLMITELRKMVSVSGEPLERLGAYMVEGLVARLAASGSSIYKALKCKEPRSSDLLSYMHFLYEACPYFKFGYMSANGAIAEAIKGEDRIHIIDFHIAQGAQWVSLLQALAARPGGPPFVRVTGIDDSVSAYARGGGLELVGRRLTHIAGLYKVPFQFDAVAISGSEVEEEHLGVVPGEAVAVNFTLELHHIPDETVSTANHRDRILRLVKGLSPKVLTLVEQESNTNTAPFAQRFAETLDYYTAIFESIDLALPRDDRERINIEQHCLAREIVNLVACEGEERVERHEVFGKWKARLMMAGFSPSPLSALVNATIKTLLQSYSPDYKLAERDGVLYLGWKNRPLIVSSAWH, from the coding sequence ATGGCTGACACTCCAACGTCCCGCATGGTGCACCCCTTTGGCGACGCCCCAAGGCAGACTCCCAAGCAATTCCTGTATTCTGGTAACCCGCAGCACCTCTGCCATCCGTACCAGTCAGCTCCGGACACCCATGTCGTGCTCCAGCGCCGTTACACCGTGAGGTCTCAGTCTCACTCACCAAATAATGCTGGTTCTGAAGACCATGAGACTCACAAGCAGTACACGCTGGAGTCCTCAGCGGCTTCTGGTTGTTCAAGGCATGGTTCTCCCTCCAGCCAAAGCGTCCATGCCGGGAGTGGCAGCCCTGTGTCTCACGACGACAGCCACTCCGGCTCCACGAATGGCCATGGATCACCTGTGAGCGCGTCGTGTGTCACCGGCGAGGACCCTACTGATCTCAAGCAGAAACTGAAGGATCTTGAGGCTGTAATGCTGGGGACGTCTGAGACTGACCCCGAGATAGTCAACAGTCTCGAGATCTCCGCGGCAAACCAACTCTCGTTGGAGCCCGAGGAGTGGGAGCACATGGTGAGCATGCCCAGAGGGAACCTGAAGGAGCTGCTGATTGCCTGCGCTAGGGCAGTGGAACGTAACAACAGCTACGCCATTGATCTGATGATCACAGAGCTGAGGAAGATGGTTTCGGTGTCCGGCGAGCCGCTTGAGAGGCTGGGAGCCTACATGGTGGAAGGTCTTGTTGCCAGGCTCGCGGCCTCCGGCAGCTCAATCTACAAGGCTTTGAAGTGTAAGGAGCCCAGGAGCTCTGATCTCCTCTCCTACATGCACTTCCTGTATGAGGCCTGCCCCTACTTCAAGTTCGGCTACATGTCAGCCAACGGCGCGATCGCGGAGGCCATCAAGGGAGAGGACAGGATCCATATCATCGACTTCCACATCGCGCAAGGGGCTCAGTGGGTCTCTCTCCTCCAAGCCCTTGCAGCCAGGCCTGGCGGGCCACCGTTCGTGAGGGTCACCGGCATTGATGATTCAGTCTCAGCTTACGCTCGAGGCGGCGGTCTGGAGTTGGTTGGCAGGAGGTTGACACATATTGCTGGCCTCTACAAGGTGCCCTTTCAGTTCGACGCAGTCGCTATCTCAGGCAGTGAGGTGGAGGAGGAGCATCTGGGCGTCGTCCCAGGCGAAGCCGTCGCCGTCAACTTCACCCTTGAGCTGCACCACATCCCCGACGAGACCGTGAGCACGGCGAACCACCGGGACCGGATCCTGAGGCTGGTGAAGGGCCTGTCGCCCAAGGTGCTCACGCTGGTGGAGCAGGAGTCCAACACCAACACGGCCCCCTTCGCGCAGCGGTTCGCAGAGACGCTGGACTACTACACGGCCATCTTCGAGTCCATCGACCTGGCGCTGCCGAGGGACGACAGGGAGCGGATCAACATCGAGCAGCACTGCCTGGCCCGGGAGATCGTGAACCTGGTGGCCTGCGAGGGCGAGGAGCGGGTGGAGCGGCACGAGGTGTTCGGCAAGTGGAAGGCGCGGCTGATGATGGCCGGGTTCAGCCCGTCCCCGCTCAGCGCGCTGGTGAACGCCACCATCAAGACGCTGCTGCAGAGCTACTCGCCGGACTACAAGCTCGCCGAGAGGGACGGCGTGCTCTACCTCGGCTGGAAGAACAGGCCCCTGATCGTCTCATCGGCATGGCACTAG